A window of the Dongshaea marina genome harbors these coding sequences:
- a CDS encoding efflux RND transporter periplasmic adaptor subunit, producing the protein MRKLYQGLLLSICALPLCAEELPAMDCVLLPQHEIDLSSPVSGVISSILVERGQEVKAGDVVALLDARVEKATVELAQARAKIESEVEIGQANLSYDRRSQQRFSRLFQRKLVSEHDKEQSDRDVDLSSGALKQAVELQQIRQLELKRSMAQLAQKTLTSPIDGVIHRRLKSVGEYVEEQPVVRIVNLDVLKVETIVPMRFYGQIKPGMQAQVHPENSNSEPLYARVSSVDRIGDVGSGSFGVHLILPNPEHRIPAGVKCALQFSPQTNSHDVEQTTYYGDGRLPETVSIYQQILKLGPGILSVKG; encoded by the coding sequence GTGAGAAAGCTATATCAGGGATTATTGTTGAGCATCTGTGCACTCCCTCTGTGTGCAGAAGAGCTGCCGGCAATGGACTGTGTGCTGTTGCCACAACATGAGATCGATCTTAGTAGTCCGGTTTCCGGGGTGATCAGCTCCATCTTGGTGGAGCGTGGTCAGGAGGTTAAGGCCGGTGATGTGGTGGCCCTCCTGGATGCTCGCGTCGAAAAGGCGACCGTTGAGCTGGCCCAGGCCCGCGCCAAAATCGAATCCGAGGTCGAGATAGGTCAGGCCAATCTCAGCTATGACAGGCGAAGCCAGCAACGCTTTAGCCGTTTGTTTCAGAGAAAACTGGTGTCGGAGCACGATAAAGAGCAGAGCGATCGCGATGTGGATCTCTCTTCGGGTGCCTTGAAGCAGGCGGTTGAGCTTCAGCAGATCCGCCAACTTGAACTCAAGCGCTCGATGGCACAGCTGGCACAAAAGACCCTGACTTCACCCATTGATGGGGTGATCCATCGCCGCCTCAAGTCGGTAGGTGAATACGTCGAGGAGCAGCCTGTGGTCAGGATCGTCAATCTGGATGTCCTCAAGGTCGAAACCATAGTGCCGATGCGTTTTTACGGCCAGATCAAACCCGGGATGCAGGCCCAGGTGCATCCGGAAAATAGCAACTCGGAGCCCCTGTATGCCAGGGTCAGCTCGGTGGATCGAATTGGTGATGTGGGAAGCGGCTCCTTTGGGGTGCATCTGATTCTGCCGAATCCCGAGCACAGGATCCCGGCTGGGGTGAAGTGTGCCCTACAGTTTAGTCCCCAAACCAACAGCCATGATGTGGAGCAGACAACTTACTATGGAGATGGCCGTTTGCCTGAGACGGTGAGCATTTATCAGCAGATCCTTAAGCTTGGCCCCGGGATCTTATCGGTTAAGGGGTGA
- a CDS encoding efflux RND transporter periplasmic adaptor subunit, with protein sequence MPIPYVNASHSVRFSQKYQRMLVAAAGVLAELVIACIGLGLWLGSDSLLLRDIGFDLALIGGVSTVLFNANPLLKFDGYYLLSEWLGLQNLATRSKDYLQQQSLKYLFGIRLDALSLLPGEKGWLLGYGVSAIIYRIFLSLSIALYVSTFWFWLGLTLALWALVLQIGWPLLKFCFIALRKGAEQGVKIRCSLGFMLCIFLGGALFFTPFKTSTHAHGVVTLHQDAQLRLKSSGFVKAIYVKNGQWVEEGESLLALDNPELRVRQQKLELQLTRARNERSRYLVSEPAKSQLQQEKLRKLHTELADNRQRIQGLTLKARRSGYLNIHGIRDLQGRYLKQGTAVGYVDNLQTVEIQTLLPAPVAQQIRGQLHSARVRFHSGTGPETKVARIHEVPQATDVLPTPLLGSLAGGDIRVDTRDSSGTRLLAPMFLFNLELPQVKGRRYLGRHVTIRFEHPPRSLAQMIHGALQGWWDQGVV encoded by the coding sequence ATGCCGATCCCCTATGTGAATGCCTCACACAGTGTTCGTTTTTCTCAAAAATATCAGAGGATGCTGGTGGCGGCAGCCGGGGTGCTGGCCGAGCTTGTGATCGCCTGTATCGGCCTCGGGCTGTGGCTGGGGAGTGATTCACTGCTACTCAGGGATATCGGCTTTGATCTGGCTCTCATTGGGGGCGTTTCAACGGTTTTGTTTAACGCCAACCCGCTGCTTAAGTTTGATGGATATTACCTGCTGTCCGAGTGGTTGGGTCTGCAGAACCTGGCAACCCGATCGAAAGATTATCTGCAGCAGCAGAGCCTCAAGTATCTGTTTGGTATTCGCTTGGATGCGCTCTCCCTGTTGCCCGGTGAGAAGGGCTGGCTGCTCGGGTATGGGGTGTCAGCCATTATTTACCGGATATTCCTAAGCCTGTCGATTGCCCTGTATGTCAGTACATTCTGGTTTTGGCTGGGGCTGACCTTGGCCCTGTGGGCGTTAGTGCTGCAGATTGGCTGGCCCCTTCTGAAGTTCTGTTTTATCGCCCTTCGCAAGGGAGCAGAGCAGGGGGTGAAGATCCGATGTTCGCTCGGTTTTATGCTCTGTATTTTTTTGGGAGGGGCGCTTTTCTTTACGCCGTTTAAAACTTCGACCCACGCCCATGGGGTGGTTACTCTGCACCAGGATGCCCAGCTACGCTTGAAAAGCTCAGGTTTTGTGAAGGCCATCTATGTGAAGAATGGGCAGTGGGTTGAGGAAGGAGAATCTCTGCTGGCTTTAGATAATCCGGAGTTGAGAGTCCGCCAGCAGAAACTCGAGCTGCAGTTAACCAGGGCTCGCAACGAGCGAAGCCGCTACCTGGTCTCTGAGCCTGCAAAGTCCCAGCTGCAACAGGAAAAGCTTCGCAAGCTCCACACCGAGCTTGCTGATAACCGTCAACGGATCCAGGGATTGACCCTCAAAGCCCGGCGAAGTGGCTATCTTAATATTCATGGGATCAGGGATCTGCAGGGGCGCTATCTGAAACAGGGGACGGCCGTGGGCTATGTCGACAATCTGCAAACGGTTGAGATCCAAACCCTGCTTCCGGCGCCTGTCGCGCAACAGATCCGCGGGCAACTGCATTCGGCCAGGGTACGCTTTCATTCGGGGACAGGTCCCGAGACAAAGGTCGCAAGGATCCACGAGGTGCCCCAGGCTACAGATGTTTTGCCGACCCCCCTGCTTGGCTCCCTGGCTGGGGGAGATATTCGGGTGGATACCCGGGATAGCTCCGGCACCCGGCTGTTGGCCCCCATGTTCCTGTTTAATCTGGAGCTTCCACAGGTCAAGGGAAGGCGTTATCTGGGACGGCATGTGACCATACGTTTTGAGCACCCACCCCGGAGCCTGGCGCAGATGATCCATGGGGCTTTACAGGGCTGGTGGGATCAGGGGGTTGTTTAA